The Nocardioides campestrisoli genome includes a window with the following:
- a CDS encoding acyl-CoA dehydrogenase family protein, which produces MTTIDAAAAQSTPEEREALRQMAAEFTRREIAPHLQEWEDAGALPRELHVKAGQAGLLGVSFPESVGGSGGDLLDTVALQEGMFSQGASSGLMSALFTNGIACPHIAAHGSPELVDRWVRPTLAGELIGSLGITEPGGGSDVGNIATTAVRDGEEWVINGSKTFITSGTRADFVTTAVRTGGPGAGGVSLIVVPTDTPGFSVDRKLAKMGWHSSDTAELSYVDVRVPVGNLVGDENAGFWYIAEQFVVERMALAIHGYGIAERSLELTVDYCRQRSTFGEPLIKRQVVRHKLVEMRRQVEAAKAYTHAVAAQYVAAGGPNEAVIAAACMAKETACNTATYVTDQAVQLHGGTGYMHGTEVERHYRDSRLLPIGGGATEVLTDLAAKLLGYTR; this is translated from the coding sequence ATGACCACCATCGACGCGGCTGCGGCCCAGTCGACCCCCGAGGAGCGGGAGGCGCTGCGGCAGATGGCCGCGGAGTTCACCCGCCGCGAGATCGCCCCGCACCTGCAGGAGTGGGAGGACGCCGGCGCGCTGCCGCGCGAGCTGCACGTCAAGGCCGGCCAGGCCGGGCTGCTCGGGGTCAGCTTCCCCGAGTCCGTCGGCGGCTCCGGCGGCGACCTGCTCGACACCGTCGCCCTCCAGGAGGGGATGTTCTCCCAGGGCGCCTCCAGCGGCCTGATGTCGGCGCTGTTCACCAACGGCATCGCCTGCCCGCACATCGCCGCGCACGGCAGCCCCGAGCTGGTCGACCGCTGGGTTCGGCCCACGCTGGCCGGCGAGCTGATCGGCTCGCTCGGCATCACCGAGCCCGGCGGCGGCTCCGACGTGGGCAACATCGCCACCACGGCGGTCCGCGACGGCGAGGAGTGGGTGATCAACGGGTCGAAGACCTTCATCACCTCCGGCACCCGCGCCGACTTCGTCACCACCGCCGTCCGCACCGGCGGCCCCGGGGCGGGCGGCGTCTCGCTGATCGTCGTCCCGACCGACACCCCCGGCTTCAGCGTCGACCGCAAGCTGGCCAAGATGGGCTGGCACAGCTCCGACACCGCCGAGCTCAGCTACGTCGACGTCCGGGTGCCGGTGGGCAACCTGGTCGGCGACGAGAACGCCGGCTTCTGGTACATCGCCGAGCAGTTCGTGGTCGAGCGGATGGCCCTGGCCATCCACGGCTACGGGATCGCCGAGCGCTCGCTGGAGCTCACGGTCGACTACTGCCGCCAGCGCAGCACCTTCGGGGAGCCGCTGATCAAGCGCCAGGTGGTGCGCCACAAGCTTGTGGAGATGCGCCGTCAGGTCGAGGCCGCCAAGGCCTACACGCACGCGGTCGCCGCGCAGTACGTCGCTGCCGGTGGACCGAACGAGGCGGTCATCGCCGCGGCCTGCATGGCCAAGGAGACCGCCTGCAACACCGCGACGTACGTGACTGACCAGGCCGTCCAGCTGCACGGCGGGACGGGATACATGCACGGGACCGAGGTGGAGCGGCACTACCGCGACTCCCGGCTCCTGCCAATCGGAGGAGGAGCGACCGAGGTGCTGACCGACCTTGCCGCCAAGCTGTTGGGATACACGCGATGA
- a CDS encoding acyclic terpene utilization AtuA family protein, with protein sequence MTRVVRIGNCSGFYGDRLSAMREMLEGGPLDYLTGDYLAELTMLILGKDTMRDPSLGYARTFVRQAEDCLGLALEKGVKIVANAGGLNPAGLADKLREVATGLGLDARIAHVEGDDLRPRAAELGFPNALTANAYLGGFGIVAALRGGADVVVTGRVTDASVIVGPAAFHHGWTPEQYDELAGAVVAGHVIECGTHATGGNFSGFTSIDPALRAKPLGFPLAEIAADGSFVVTKHEGTGGAVTVDTVTAQLVYEIQSAKYLNPDVTTLLDTVELTQEGPDRVAVSGVRGEAPPVTLKVCVNELGGWRNSMEILLTGLEIDAKEEWVKEQMVSAWGDKAPATVAWSRSAPPVEDPDSQELASCVLRVMALDADPKVAGKGFTAPAVEVALGSFPGLTLMAPPGPATPYGIYRPEYVDRAAVEHTVVHADGTREVVPDPTTYLSADELAAVPQAGLSTGSDEAPEETVTRKVPLGTFVHARSGDKGGNANLGLWVARDGSSDEATYQARVAWLTSFVTPARVKELLPEAADLEVEVFALPELGAVNVLIHGLLGAGVAASTRIDPQAKALGEWVRARHVNIQGDLL encoded by the coding sequence ATGACCAGGGTCGTGCGGATCGGCAACTGCTCCGGCTTCTACGGCGACCGGCTCTCGGCGATGCGGGAGATGCTCGAGGGGGGCCCGCTGGACTACCTGACCGGCGACTACCTGGCCGAGCTGACCATGCTGATCCTCGGCAAGGACACGATGCGCGACCCGAGCCTGGGCTACGCGCGCACCTTCGTCCGCCAGGCCGAGGACTGCCTGGGCCTGGCCCTGGAGAAGGGCGTCAAGATCGTCGCCAACGCCGGCGGGCTCAACCCCGCCGGGCTGGCCGACAAGCTCCGCGAGGTGGCCACCGGCCTGGGCCTCGACGCGAGGATCGCCCACGTCGAGGGCGACGACCTGCGCCCCCGCGCGGCCGAGCTCGGCTTCCCGAACGCGCTGACCGCCAACGCCTACCTGGGCGGCTTCGGCATCGTCGCCGCCCTGCGCGGCGGCGCCGACGTGGTCGTGACCGGCCGGGTCACCGACGCCTCGGTGATCGTCGGCCCTGCCGCCTTCCACCACGGGTGGACCCCCGAGCAGTACGACGAGCTCGCCGGCGCCGTGGTCGCCGGCCACGTGATCGAGTGCGGCACGCACGCCACCGGCGGCAACTTCTCCGGGTTCACCTCGATCGACCCGGCGCTGCGGGCGAAGCCGCTCGGCTTCCCGCTCGCCGAGATCGCCGCGGACGGCTCGTTCGTGGTCACCAAGCATGAGGGCACCGGGGGCGCGGTCACCGTCGACACGGTCACCGCCCAGTTGGTCTACGAGATCCAGTCGGCGAAGTACCTCAACCCCGACGTCACCACGCTGCTCGACACCGTCGAGCTCACCCAGGAGGGCCCGGACCGGGTCGCCGTCTCCGGGGTGCGCGGCGAGGCGCCGCCGGTCACCCTCAAGGTCTGCGTCAACGAGCTCGGCGGCTGGCGCAACAGCATGGAGATCCTGCTGACCGGCCTGGAGATCGACGCCAAGGAGGAGTGGGTCAAGGAGCAGATGGTCAGCGCCTGGGGCGACAAGGCCCCGGCGACCGTCGCCTGGTCCCGCTCCGCCCCGCCGGTCGAGGACCCGGACTCCCAGGAGCTCGCCTCCTGCGTGCTCCGGGTGATGGCGCTGGACGCCGACCCCAAGGTCGCCGGCAAGGGCTTCACCGCCCCCGCGGTCGAGGTCGCGCTGGGCTCCTTCCCGGGGCTGACCCTGATGGCCCCGCCCGGACCGGCGACGCCGTACGGGATCTACCGCCCGGAGTACGTCGACCGCGCGGCCGTCGAGCACACCGTGGTGCATGCCGACGGCACCCGCGAGGTGGTCCCCGACCCGACGACGTACCTGAGCGCCGACGAGCTGGCCGCCGTGCCGCAGGCCGGTCTCAGCACCGGGTCGGACGAGGCGCCGGAGGAGACCGTGACCCGCAAGGTGCCGCTGGGCACCTTCGTGCACGCCCGCTCCGGCGACAAGGGCGGCAACGCCAACCTCGGCCTCTGGGTCGCCCGCGACGGCTCGTCCGACGAGGCGACCTACCAGGCGCGCGTCGCCTGGCTCACCTCGTTCGTCACCCCCGCGCGGGTCAAGGAGCTGCTGCCCGAGGCCGCCGACCTCGAGGTCGAGGTCTTCGCCCTGCCCGAGCTCGGCGCGGTCAACGTGCTGATCCACGGGCTGCTCGGCGCCGGCGTGGCTGCCTCCACCCGGATCGACCCCCAGGCCAAGGCGCTGGGCGAGTGGGTCCGCGCCCGTCACGTCAACATCCAAGGAGACCTGCTCTGA
- a CDS encoding TIGR03084 family metal-binding protein, with product MLDDVLADLTAEGDRLEALVAPLAPEQWRTPTPAEGWDVATQVAHLAWTDEVAVKAATDKEAWDAEVMGAIGNPEGYVDEMALQGGAVDPADLLARWRTARAALVQTLRDFPEGQKLPWFGPPMSPTSMATARLMETWAHSLDVHEALGAEPEQSDRIRHVAHLAVRTRNYSFAQNGLEKPAEEFRIELTSPSGETWTYGPEDAAQTVTGPAYDLCLLATQRVHRADTALVATGADADRWLDIAQCFAGPAGEGRAAR from the coding sequence TTGCTGGACGACGTCCTGGCCGACCTCACCGCGGAGGGTGACCGGCTCGAAGCGCTGGTCGCCCCGCTCGCCCCCGAGCAGTGGCGCACCCCCACCCCCGCCGAGGGCTGGGACGTGGCCACCCAGGTGGCCCACCTCGCCTGGACCGACGAGGTCGCCGTCAAGGCGGCGACCGACAAGGAGGCGTGGGACGCCGAGGTGATGGGCGCGATCGGCAACCCCGAGGGGTACGTCGACGAGATGGCACTCCAGGGCGGCGCCGTCGACCCCGCCGACCTGCTCGCCCGCTGGCGCACCGCCCGGGCCGCGCTGGTGCAGACCCTGCGCGACTTCCCCGAGGGCCAGAAGCTGCCCTGGTTCGGCCCGCCGATGTCGCCGACCTCGATGGCCACCGCCCGGCTGATGGAGACCTGGGCCCACTCGCTCGACGTGCACGAGGCGCTGGGCGCCGAGCCGGAGCAGAGCGACCGGATCCGGCACGTCGCCCACCTGGCCGTGCGCACCCGCAACTACTCCTTCGCCCAGAACGGGCTGGAGAAGCCGGCCGAGGAGTTCCGGATCGAGCTCACCTCGCCCTCGGGCGAGACCTGGACCTACGGGCCCGAGGACGCCGCGCAGACCGTCACCGGCCCGGCGTACGACCTGTGCCTGCTGGCCACCCAGCGCGTCCACCGCGCCGACACCGCCCTGGTCGCGACCGGCGCCGACGCCGACCGGTGGCTCGACATCGCCCAGTGCTTCGCCGGCCCCGCCGGGGAAGGCAGGGCGGCACGATGA
- a CDS encoding TetR/AcrR family transcriptional regulator: MTDQPTRVPQEERTRAMRARLLEATVECLVERGFSGTSTTLVSQRAGVSRGAQLHHFPTKNDLVVAAVEHLTAMRAAELAAVLGDDPRREHGTRAVLGTLADHFTSPVFVAALELWVAARTDEQLLAAVQPLEQRVGRETHHLTAAALGVDGNAPGTRELVQATLDLLRGLGLANTFSDDTRRRERILDQWAVTLDAALVSTSSTDEQTTEGA; the protein is encoded by the coding sequence ATGACCGACCAGCCGACCCGTGTCCCGCAGGAGGAGCGCACCCGCGCCATGCGGGCACGCCTGCTGGAGGCGACGGTGGAGTGCCTGGTCGAGCGCGGCTTCTCGGGCACGTCGACCACGCTGGTCTCCCAGCGTGCCGGCGTCTCCCGAGGTGCGCAGCTGCACCACTTCCCGACCAAGAACGACCTGGTCGTCGCGGCCGTCGAGCACCTCACCGCCATGCGCGCCGCCGAGCTGGCCGCCGTGCTGGGCGACGACCCGCGTCGCGAGCACGGCACCCGGGCGGTGCTCGGCACGCTCGCCGACCACTTCACCTCGCCGGTCTTCGTCGCCGCTCTCGAGCTGTGGGTCGCCGCCCGCACCGACGAGCAGCTGCTGGCCGCTGTCCAGCCGCTGGAGCAGCGGGTCGGTCGCGAGACCCACCACCTGACCGCCGCCGCGCTCGGCGTCGACGGCAACGCGCCGGGCACCCGCGAGCTGGTCCAGGCGACCCTCGACCTGCTGCGCGGCCTCGGCCTGGCCAACACGTTCTCCGACGACACCCGTCGTCGCGAGCGGATCCTCGACCAGTGGGCGGTCACCCTCGACGCCGCGCTGGTCTCGACAAGCTCGACCGACGAGCAGACCACCGAAGGAGCCTGA
- a CDS encoding response regulator transcription factor, whose amino-acid sequence MTRVLVVDDDPAIRRTLGVNLRARGYEVEVVGDGRSALQAVDEQLPDVVLLDLGLPDLDGVTVLGRLRAMAEVPVIVVSARTESDDKVEALDLGADDYVTKPFSIEELLARVRAATRRAGAESPALRVEVDGLALDVSDCVARRDGEEIRLTPTEWRIVEHLVRRRGRLVRQTDLLHAVWGPRFDRQTNYLRVHMSSIRRKLERDPGHPRLFLTEPGMGYRFVA is encoded by the coding sequence GTGACCCGTGTCCTGGTGGTCGACGACGACCCCGCGATCCGCCGTACGCTCGGCGTCAACCTGCGCGCCCGCGGCTACGAGGTGGAGGTCGTCGGCGACGGCCGCTCGGCCCTGCAGGCGGTCGACGAGCAGCTGCCCGACGTGGTGCTGCTCGACCTCGGGCTGCCCGACCTCGACGGGGTGACCGTGCTCGGCCGGCTCCGGGCGATGGCCGAGGTGCCGGTGATCGTGGTCTCCGCGCGCACCGAGTCCGACGACAAGGTGGAGGCGCTCGACCTCGGCGCGGACGACTACGTCACCAAGCCCTTCTCCATCGAGGAGCTGCTGGCCCGGGTGCGCGCCGCCACCCGCCGCGCCGGGGCCGAGTCTCCGGCGCTGCGGGTCGAGGTCGACGGGCTGGCGCTGGACGTCAGCGACTGCGTCGCCCGGCGCGACGGGGAGGAGATCCGGCTGACCCCGACCGAGTGGCGGATCGTCGAGCACCTGGTCCGTCGGCGGGGGCGGCTGGTGCGTCAGACCGACCTGCTGCACGCCGTCTGGGGTCCTCGCTTCGACCGGCAGACCAACTACCTGCGGGTCCACATGTCCAGCATCCGCCGCAAGCTGGAGCGGGACCCCGGCCACCCGCGGCTCTTCCTCACCGAGCCGGGGATGGGCTACCGCTTCGTCGCCTGA